A window of Drosophila sulfurigaster albostrigata strain 15112-1811.04 chromosome X, ASM2355843v2, whole genome shotgun sequence genomic DNA:
atcgatatcgatataacGATATATCGAGAATgaagacagacagaaagtTATAGAAATAGAgcttttttgctgtttaaggtttcattttaatacaaatgcaaaactgCATTTTAGctatgtatatgtgtgagtgtgtgtgtttatatttgtatgtattcgtgtgtgtgtgtgtgtgtgtctagtttttgtatattttgtttaaggtttaacatttaatttaatttctttactttcatcgtcatataaataaaaaataaatacattttttgtttttttctttctcttttttttcttttcttgttctCTTTTATGCATGCaggcaaaacttttgttttttttttcttattttttttctgtttatcgttttctcattttttgtttgtttttgttttttttttgtttatcgactttttaaatgttctttaaAAAGCTGCACTAATTTtacaaatacgaaaaaaatatatattatatatatgtatgtatgtatataaagtcGAGTcacattacaaaaaaaaaaaggaaaaaatatttatatacgcatatacatatatatatatcgattcATATATATACGCTATATAATCAGCATCATCATAATAATTCAACAGCTGATCTCTCATGTTCGTTATATGATGTCTCAACTGTTAGCATCGGCTTTgcacttacatatatatatatatccagactaacaaatatatagacacacacaatatatacgaaatgtgtgtatatattgtGCATATATATCATAgttacaatttcattaaatttaggCTGCGACTGCAACGTGGGttcgacagcgacagcaataGCGCGCATTGAGTTTTTAGAGTGAGTCGGCAatagcagaagcagcaacagcagcagaagcagcggcagcggcagagccagcgacaacagcagcagcagctgttaaaAGCATTTAAGAAAGTCGCTGTTACAGTCACTGCTATGGCTACAGTATTTAACAGAGCCGCTGTTAAGCTTCGCTGTTAatgctgttactgctgttactccagcagcagctgttacAGCATTTAACATAGTTGCTGTTAAGCGTCGCTAttactgcagcagcagctgttacAGCACTTAACAGCTTCACTGTTAAGCGTCGCTGTTACTGTCTctgcttttggttttgcttctgttgctgtttcatttctatgtatgtatgtttgtatgtgggttttgtttgttggttctGTTCAGAGAGCTTGCGTTTCGTTTTCTCATTTAGCTATTTTCAtggttgtatgtgtgtgtgtgtgtaagcaaGCGAATAATGCAGCAGCATTCAAATATCAACAGCTTcgtcagtttcagtttttagcatttaacattaacattaaatatgatacgcctccctccctccctcctgCTCCTCCATCTTCTCCAACAAGTGATCCTTGCTTGCACTTGTTGCCatccctttctctctttcttgttcttgttgtcgttCTGTATGTTTTGcctctgtttttgtttgtttcgctGTTGTGTTGCCTCTCTGCTTCGtgtctcgttgttgttgttgttgttcttcttcttcttgattATTGCACCACACAGCAGCCctttttcttgttcttcttctcgtCGATAACCACGTGACTAGCCGAAGTTGGTCCAGGTACCACTTGCTTTGAGACTTGAGCCAGCGAAGTGACGCCATTATTGCTctctcctccacctcctcctccgcctccgccaccCTTTCCATTGCCAGCCACCGCCGTTGATTTGCCACCTGCCCCGCCTCCTGTCGATCCTTCCACCTTGCTGCCGTGGGAATTTGTACCATTTTGTGCTGTCGCTTGATTCTGCGAGAGCTGCAAgcgaattaaatttcattaatgcaAAAGTACAACAGAGAAATATTCAGTTGTCAGCGAGTAAACTTAAGCGAGTAATTGGAATAACGAGACATTCAGCTTTCAGCGAGTAAACTCAACTTTTAGCGACTCAAATTTCCCAGTTCAACAAATAATCTGAAACAAAACTTCTAAACGATTCGCTATTCATCAAATTTTAGACATTAAGCTTGCAACGAGTAAACTCAACTTTTAGCGAGCACAATTTACCAGTTTAACGAATACTCTGAAACAAATTAGCTAATTCTAAACGCTTCcttttcctttcatttttaagtttcgatttcaataaattattatcttGATAGAACAAAACTTAATGAAGAATGTAAAAGCAAGACCTTTCGGCGAGTAAACTGAACGAGGAAACATTCACTAACGAGACATTCAGCTTTCAGCGAGTAAACGCAACTTTTAGCGAGTCAAATTTCCCAGTTCAACAAATAATCTGAAACAAAACTTCTAAACGATTCGATTTTCATCAAATTTGAGACATTAAGCTTGCAACGAGTGAACTCTACTTCTAACGAGTAAAAATTCCCATTGTAACGAATCTTCTCTATACAAATAAGCTTAACATAATCAACAGTATTTCTAAACGATTTGACTTTTTccttatattttgttgttttgattttaataaattattcactTATTAAACTTAGCTTTTGGCGAGTACTGTTTAGTGTGTTTCGATTtcagtaaattatttattcaacaatTATTCAACGAGACATTCAGCTGTCAGCGAGTAAACTCAACTTTTAGCGACTCAAATTTCCCAGTTCAACAAATAATCTGAAACAAAACTTCTAAACGATTCGCTTTTCATCAAATTTCCGACATTAAGCTTTCAGCAAGTAAAGTCGACTTTTAGCGAGTACGAAGGAATCAACGAATCTTCTAAAACAAATTAGCTTTTTCTAAACGATATGCTTTTCATTAAActagtttcaatttcaataaattattctcttatttttcgcttttgtcGAGTGCACTAAACAGAGAAACTTTCACTAACAAGACATTCAGCTGTCAAcgagtaaattgaaattttagcGAGTAAACTTTCCCAGTTTTCTCTACAAATAAGCTTTACACATTCCATTAGTATTTCTAAATGctctaaataaattattctcTTATTAAAATCAAGCTTAATGAAGAGTACAAAAGAAGCAAGAGAGAAACATTCACTAACGAGATATTCAACTTTCAACGAGTAAGTTCAACTTTTTGCGAgtaaaatttcacttttcaacAAAACTTCCAACATATTAGCtttacataattaaaagtaTTCTAGCTATATTTCTAAACGATTTGATTTGTAtcaaatttttggttttgatttcaataaattattgccTATGCATTAAAGTAAACTATTTTTGCTTAGCACATTGCTTAATATAGAGTGatgttataatttattgagtttcaacaaattgtttgaaaaCCTTTATCTTTAATCTTCTATGTTGGGAACATAATCTAATCTTC
This region includes:
- the LOC133848342 gene encoding homeobox protein Hox-B3 isoform X2, whose protein sequence is MATATMQPTGGLGPAYDRQQSTDSGWDNPFRPGGDLSREADEIVSMIRGGKPITPTEDRTIGNGNAQHGDDNCNGATTAIGESVTKTNLSQNQATAQNGTNSHGSKVEGSTGGGAGGKSTAVAGNGKGGGGGGGGGGESNNGVTSLAQVSKQVVPGPTSASHVVIDEKKNKKKGCCVVQ